A single genomic interval of Adhaeribacter pallidiroseus harbors:
- a CDS encoding VOC family protein yields the protein MNLPNGHQTVMPYLMLTNATTFINFVQQVFSAELTFERKRDEDKLMHAEVRINNSTLMFCDATDAYKAQTANLFVYVPNADEAYQKAVLAGAETIMPLSDQDYGRTCGIKDPTGNTWWITSIKE from the coding sequence ATGAACTTACCCAATGGCCATCAAACCGTAATGCCTTACTTAATGCTAACCAACGCCACTACGTTTATTAACTTTGTGCAACAGGTGTTTAGCGCTGAACTAACTTTTGAACGGAAGCGGGATGAAGATAAACTGATGCACGCAGAAGTGCGGATCAATAATTCTACGCTGATGTTCTGCGATGCCACGGATGCGTATAAAGCGCAAACGGCTAATTTATTTGTGTACGTACCCAATGCCGACGAAGCTTACCAAAAAGCCGTGCTGGCGGGTGCCGAAACAATAATGCCTTTATCGGATCAGGATTACGGCCGCACCTGCGGCATAAAAGATCCTACGGGTAACACCTGGTGGATTACTTCGATTAAGGAGTGA
- the lysS gene encoding lysine--tRNA ligase has translation MQLSEQEIRRRHEREELEKLGINPYPSELFEINAYAKEIKENYSPEQNNYQEVALAGRLMSRRIMGKASFAELMDSSGRIQIYVSRDDIAPGENKDLYNTVFKKMLDIGDFIGIKGYVFITQVGEISVHVTALKLLSKSLKPLPIVKEVVDEQGNKTTYDALTDPEFRYRQRYVDLVVNPEVRATFVKRTQLTNSMRNYLNGRGYLEVETPILQPLYGGAAARPFKTHHNTLDMTLYLRIANELYLKRLIVGGFDGVYEFSKDFRNEGMSRFHNPEFTQMELYVAYKDYYWMMDLVEEMVEKIALDLHGTTQVQVGEHTIDFKRPWQRFTMFEAIEHFTKIDISAMEEPQLRETAASLNIHLNPNLGKGKIIDEIFGEMCEPHLIQPTFITDYPVEMSPLAKKHRTKEGLVERFEAICNGKEICNAFSELNDPIDQRARFEEQLELGKRGDTEAMVLDEDFLRALEYGMPPTAGLGIGIDRLSMIMTNSKSIQDVLFFPQMKPEKTEDQSEE, from the coding sequence ATGCAATTAAGCGAACAAGAAATCCGCCGCCGTCATGAGCGCGAAGAACTGGAAAAATTAGGCATCAATCCTTATCCTTCGGAGTTATTTGAAATTAACGCTTATGCAAAAGAAATAAAGGAAAACTACAGCCCTGAGCAAAATAATTACCAGGAGGTAGCTTTAGCCGGCCGGTTAATGAGCCGCCGGATCATGGGAAAAGCTTCTTTTGCCGAATTAATGGATTCTTCCGGGCGTATTCAGATTTACGTGTCGCGCGACGACATTGCGCCCGGCGAAAATAAAGACCTGTACAACACGGTTTTTAAAAAAATGCTCGATATCGGCGACTTTATTGGCATTAAAGGTTATGTGTTTATCACGCAGGTAGGCGAAATATCGGTGCACGTTACTGCGTTAAAATTGCTTAGCAAATCGCTGAAACCGTTGCCCATTGTAAAAGAAGTAGTAGACGAACAAGGTAATAAAACTACTTACGACGCTTTAACCGATCCCGAATTCCGGTACCGCCAACGCTACGTAGATTTAGTGGTAAACCCAGAAGTGCGGGCCACTTTTGTAAAACGTACGCAGCTTACCAACTCCATGCGTAACTACCTGAACGGCCGGGGTTATCTGGAAGTGGAAACGCCTATTTTGCAGCCTTTGTACGGCGGTGCGGCGGCGCGACCGTTTAAAACCCACCACAATACCCTGGATATGACACTTTACCTCCGGATTGCGAATGAGCTTTACTTGAAGCGGTTGATCGTAGGCGGTTTCGATGGCGTGTACGAGTTCTCCAAAGATTTCCGGAACGAAGGCATGAGCCGTTTCCATAATCCGGAATTCACCCAAATGGAGCTGTACGTGGCTTACAAAGACTATTATTGGATGATGGACCTGGTAGAGGAAATGGTAGAAAAAATTGCCCTGGACTTACACGGCACTACGCAAGTACAGGTAGGAGAACACACTATTGATTTTAAACGACCGTGGCAACGTTTTACCATGTTCGAAGCCATCGAGCATTTTACCAAAATTGATATTTCGGCGATGGAAGAACCGCAACTGCGCGAAACGGCTGCCAGCTTAAACATTCATTTAAACCCGAACTTAGGTAAAGGAAAAATTATTGATGAAATTTTCGGCGAAATGTGCGAACCGCACCTCATCCAGCCTACTTTTATCACCGATTACCCCGTAGAAATGTCGCCGCTGGCTAAAAAGCACCGAACTAAAGAAGGTTTAGTAGAACGGTTTGAAGCTATTTGTAACGGCAAAGAAATCTGCAATGCCTTCTCGGAGTTAAACGACCCAATTGACCAGCGGGCCCGTTTTGAAGAACAACTAGAATTAGGTAAGCGCGGCGATACCGAAGCCATGGTGTTGGACGAAGATTTTTTACGAGCTCTGGAATACGGCATGCCCCCAACGGCTGGTTTAGGGATTGGCATCGATCGCCTGAGTATGATTATGACTAACTCTAAATCAATCCAAGATGTATTATTCTTCCCGCAAATGAAACCAGAGAAAACCGAAGACCAGTCGGAAGAATAA
- a CDS encoding YtxH domain-containing protein, with amino-acid sequence MKDNSGKIILALLAGASAGIVAGLLMAPDSGTVSRENLKNYAGKLSKDLEKTFQESLSKIDTGALLSSIGLGNKGGADESAAGGSAAGAGAGAGAKKAGGASTPGAGAGAEGAGGSAAGEQGHS; translated from the coding sequence ATGAAAGACAATAGCGGTAAAATTATTTTAGCCTTATTAGCTGGGGCAAGTGCAGGTATAGTAGCTGGTTTGTTAATGGCACCGGATAGCGGTACTGTTTCCAGAGAAAACCTGAAAAACTATGCCGGTAAACTAAGCAAAGACTTAGAAAAAACTTTCCAAGAAAGCCTGTCTAAAATTGATACTGGTGCTTTATTAAGTTCAATTGGCTTAGGTAATAAAGGCGGAGCCGACGAAAGTGCCGCTGGTGGTTCTGCTGCCGGTGCCGGTGCCGGTGCAGGGGCTAAGAAAGCTGGTGGCGCAAGCACTCCTGGTGCCGGAGCCGGTGCCGAAGGAGCAGGCGGATCAGCAGCTGGCGAACAAGGCCATTCTTAA
- a CDS encoding YtxH domain-containing protein codes for MMLHVKDKSGKIILAGLAGLSAGIIAGLLMAPESGKDTISGLKNKALDYGDQLDQVARKLMRQLEGNNITTTGSSLKMQGTWDEVKGRLKTRYSALTDDDLAYVEGQEDHFLGNLEFKLGKGKKELRQIIEEI; via the coding sequence ATGATGTTGCATGTAAAAGACAAAAGTGGTAAAATTATACTGGCTGGTTTAGCTGGTTTAAGTGCCGGAATAATTGCTGGTTTACTAATGGCTCCTGAATCGGGCAAGGATACGATTAGTGGTTTAAAAAACAAAGCTTTGGATTACGGCGATCAGCTAGACCAAGTGGCTCGTAAATTAATGCGCCAGTTAGAAGGAAACAACATAACTACTACCGGTAGCAGCCTTAAAATGCAAGGAACTTGGGATGAGGTAAAAGGTCGTTTAAAAACCCGATACTCTGCTTTAACCGATGATGATTTAGCTTATGTAGAAGGCCAGGAAGATCATTTTTTGGGAAACTTAGAATTTAAACTAGGTAAAGGCAAAAAAGAACTTCGCCAAATAATTGAAGAAATTTAA
- a CDS encoding Kazal-type serine protease inhibitor family protein: MVTHKYLLVGGLLLISCKTVSNTCIDVTKIRTDVICTQQYEPVCGCNGKTYGNACTAENAGLIQYTKGECPTK, translated from the coding sequence ATGGTTACACATAAATATTTACTGGTTGGAGGTTTGTTACTCATAAGTTGTAAAACCGTTTCCAATACTTGTATAGATGTAACTAAAATTCGCACCGATGTAATCTGTACCCAACAATATGAGCCGGTTTGTGGTTGCAATGGCAAAACTTACGGCAATGCCTGCACCGCTGAGAACGCCGGTTTAATCCAATACACCAAAGGCGAATGCCCCACCAAGTAA
- a CDS encoding cupin domain-containing protein, whose protein sequence is MEPKYYRQTKPFRVPTIDNKLIEEHFGLASTRTGAFSVAHMVAPPNWSEPHQKPAFDEITIVIRGRKQIEVDGDVIELNAGETLLVKAGARVKYSNPFDEESEYWSVCVPAFDINTVNREGE, encoded by the coding sequence ATGGAGCCAAAATATTATAGACAAACGAAACCGTTCCGGGTACCTACCATCGATAATAAATTAATTGAAGAACACTTTGGACTGGCTTCAACCCGAACAGGTGCGTTTAGTGTAGCGCATATGGTTGCTCCGCCCAATTGGAGCGAACCGCACCAGAAACCTGCTTTCGACGAAATTACCATTGTCATCCGGGGACGAAAGCAAATTGAAGTGGACGGCGACGTAATTGAACTAAATGCCGGTGAAACGTTACTGGTAAAAGCAGGGGCTCGGGTGAAGTATTCCAATCCGTTTGACGAAGAATCCGAATACTGGTCGGTGTGCGTGCCCGCCTTTGATATAAATACCGTTAACCGCGAAGGCGAGTAA
- a CDS encoding enoyl-ACP reductase FabI — MAYNLLQGKKGIIFGALNDKSIAWKVAQRAHEEGAQFVLTNAPLAMRMGEINKLAEECNAQVIPADATSVEDLQNLFTQSQEILGGKLDFVLHSIGMSPNVRKGKTYGDLNYEWFQKTLDVSALSFHKVMQVAEKQDAMNEWGSILALSYIAAQRSFPDYSDMAQAKAMLESIARSYGQRFGKLKKVRVNTISQSPTKTTAGTGVGGFDAFFEYADKMSPLGNASAEDCANYCITLFSDLTRLVTMQNLLHDGGFSSVGISEEIVNQMNK, encoded by the coding sequence ATGGCCTACAACCTGCTGCAAGGTAAAAAAGGAATTATATTTGGCGCTCTCAACGATAAATCCATTGCCTGGAAAGTGGCGCAACGGGCGCACGAAGAAGGCGCGCAATTTGTATTAACCAACGCGCCCTTAGCCATGCGCATGGGTGAAATTAACAAACTTGCCGAAGAGTGCAACGCCCAGGTAATTCCGGCTGATGCTACTTCCGTAGAAGATCTGCAAAATCTATTTACCCAGTCTCAGGAGATTTTGGGCGGTAAACTTGACTTTGTGTTGCATTCGATTGGCATGAGCCCTAATGTGCGGAAAGGCAAAACGTACGGCGACTTAAACTACGAATGGTTTCAGAAAACCTTAGATGTATCGGCCTTGTCGTTCCATAAAGTAATGCAGGTAGCCGAGAAGCAGGATGCGATGAACGAGTGGGGTTCGATCCTGGCGCTGTCGTACATCGCCGCGCAACGAAGCTTTCCGGATTACAGCGATATGGCCCAGGCGAAAGCGATGCTGGAATCCATTGCCCGCTCTTACGGTCAGCGTTTCGGAAAATTAAAAAAAGTACGGGTAAATACAATTTCGCAATCGCCCACTAAAACTACGGCCGGTACTGGCGTAGGCGGTTTTGATGCTTTCTTTGAATACGCTGATAAAATGTCGCCGCTCGGCAACGCCAGCGCCGAAGATTGCGCCAATTACTGCATTACCTTGTTCTCGGATTTAACCCGTTTGGTTACCATGCAAAATTTACTGCACGACGGCGGCTTCTCCAGCGTAGGTATCTCGGAAGAAATTGTGAATCAGATGAATAAATAA
- the recN gene encoding DNA repair protein RecN, whose amino-acid sequence MLVNLRIKNYALIEQLELQPSPLLNIITGETGAGKSIMLGAIGLLLGNRADTKVLFNTAEKCVVEGIFDISSYHLEDLFTQEDIDYDTQCILRREITPTGKSRAFINDTPVTLDALRTIGANLMDIHSQHDTLMLGDTTFQLNIVDLYAGNQNLKNQYQETYRQYKKLESDYKKLESQLAQAQKELDYNTFLLNELEEAKLQEEEQEELESLLKQLEHAEEIKLKLSQALQYLSESEFNVAVSLKDAAYLLNQVSAYSDHFQALKDRIDSCLIEINDIAAEVETAERKTEADPEKAEQTSERLTLIYNLQRKHQSRDNAELLQIQADLQQKVSSVLNLDEAISRTKKDMEAAYDQVTTLAGQLSESRQAVFTHFQEEIHSLLAELGMPNARIVFQHVTGTPTATGIDVISILFSANKGSAPQTLSKAASGGEFSRLMLCVKYLLADKTSLPTIIFDEIDTGISGEIAVKVGKMMQQMAKKHQLIAISHLPQMAAQGNAHYFVYKEDRADRTISRIRQLETEERIKEIATMIAGANPSKHAFQSARELLAL is encoded by the coding sequence ATGCTGGTTAATTTACGAATAAAAAATTACGCTTTAATTGAGCAATTAGAGCTACAGCCTTCGCCGTTGTTAAACATTATTACCGGCGAAACAGGAGCGGGTAAATCTATTATGCTGGGGGCTATTGGCTTGTTGCTGGGCAACCGGGCCGATACCAAAGTGCTTTTTAATACCGCCGAAAAATGCGTGGTAGAAGGCATATTCGATATCTCGTCGTACCACCTGGAAGATTTATTTACGCAGGAAGATATTGATTATGATACGCAGTGCATCTTGCGCCGCGAGATTACGCCAACTGGTAAAAGCCGGGCCTTTATAAACGATACGCCCGTTACCCTGGATGCCTTACGTACTATCGGTGCTAACCTGATGGATATTCACTCACAGCACGATACGCTCATGCTGGGCGATACTACTTTTCAGTTGAATATCGTGGATTTATACGCGGGCAATCAAAATTTAAAAAATCAATACCAGGAAACTTACCGGCAGTATAAAAAGCTGGAAAGTGATTATAAAAAGCTGGAAAGTCAGTTAGCCCAGGCGCAGAAAGAACTGGATTATAATACTTTCCTGCTTAATGAACTGGAAGAAGCCAAACTGCAGGAAGAAGAGCAGGAAGAATTAGAAAGCTTGCTCAAACAATTGGAGCACGCCGAGGAAATAAAATTAAAATTAAGCCAGGCTTTACAATACTTGTCGGAGTCGGAATTTAACGTGGCGGTTTCGTTAAAAGATGCGGCTTACCTGCTCAACCAGGTTTCCGCTTACAGCGACCATTTTCAGGCTTTAAAGGACCGGATAGATTCCTGTTTAATCGAAATTAACGACATTGCCGCCGAAGTGGAAACCGCCGAACGGAAAACCGAAGCCGATCCGGAAAAAGCCGAACAAACTTCCGAGAGGCTAACGCTGATTTATAATTTACAGCGCAAACACCAGTCCCGCGATAACGCCGAGCTTTTGCAAATTCAAGCCGACTTGCAGCAAAAAGTAAGCAGCGTTTTAAACTTAGACGAAGCCATCAGCCGCACGAAAAAAGACATGGAGGCGGCTTACGACCAAGTAACTACTTTGGCGGGTCAGCTATCCGAATCGCGCCAAGCGGTATTTACCCATTTTCAGGAAGAAATTCATAGTTTGCTGGCCGAACTGGGCATGCCCAACGCCCGGATAGTTTTTCAGCACGTTACGGGTACGCCAACGGCCACGGGTATTGATGTGATCAGTATTTTGTTTAGCGCCAACAAAGGCTCGGCGCCACAAACCTTAAGCAAAGCCGCTTCCGGTGGGGAGTTTTCGCGGTTAATGCTGTGCGTAAAATATTTGCTAGCCGATAAAACTTCTTTACCAACTATTATCTTTGATGAGATTGATACGGGTATTTCGGGCGAAATTGCCGTGAAAGTGGGCAAAATGATGCAGCAAATGGCGAAGAAGCACCAGCTGATTGCCATATCGCACTTACCGCAAATGGCGGCCCAAGGCAACGCGCACTATTTCGTTTACAAAGAAGACCGCGCTGACCGCACCATTAGCCGCATCCGGCAATTAGAAACCGAAGAACGGATAAAAGAAATCGCTACCATGATCGCCGGGGCTAACCCAAGTAAACACGCTTTTCAGAGTGCGCGGGAGTTGTTAGCGTTATAG